In Hyperolius riggenbachi isolate aHypRig1 chromosome 10, aHypRig1.pri, whole genome shotgun sequence, a genomic segment contains:
- the LOC137534360 gene encoding oocyte zinc finger protein XlCOF22-like isoform X2: MEGQLPFKSQDCLKTRTMLKRGASPLHSGDSPQEDGISSQDDQEENLVVVQIEVKEEEEEADQRGDEEEVTPEIGPDGQYRKYKNVRRIGHHTTIRGRKPIQRSDSGEHSPNTAGRAPRRRSSETEKHHSCLVCGKCFPRKSNLIKHSKTHMVEKPHLCSVCGKSFSERSFLITHERTHTGEKPFSCSECGNSFRLKSRLIKHQRTHTGEKPYSCAVCGKRFSLSECLLRHQRTHTGEKPYSCTECGKRFSDRSSYVIHQRIHTGDRPYPCLECGKDFSCRKRLVRHQRTHTNEKPYACNECGKRFSRKSNLITHERVHSGERPYACSECRKRFADKSALIMHKRIHTGEFPYSCDKCGKGFSSKPQLKAHQGMHTGVKPFSCSECGKCFSRKSTLLMHGRVHYGEKPFFCSECGEGFSTNEDLISHEENHARETPSSL; the protein is encoded by the exons GAAGAGAATCTGGTTGTTGTTCAGATTGAAgttaaggaggaagaggaagaggcggATCAAAGGGGTGATGAGGAAGAAGTTACTCCAGAGATCGGCCCAG ATGGCCAATACAGGAAGTATAAAAACGTACGACGTATCGGCCATCATACAACTATTAGAGGGCGTAAACCGATCCAGAGGTCTGACTCTGGTGAGCATTCTCCTAATACAGCAGGACGTGCCCCACGTCGGAGATCTTCTGAGACAGAAAAACATCATTCATGTCTGGTGTGTGGAAAATGCTTTCCCCGGAAATCCAATCTTATTAAACATTCAAAAACCCATATGGTGGAGAAGCCCCATTTGTGTTCAGTTTGTGGAAAATCGTTTAGTGAAAGATCTTTTCTTATAacccatgagagaactcacacgggggagaagccattttcctgctcagagtgtgggaattctTTTCGCCTGAAATCGCGTCTGATCAAGCATCAGAggactcacactggtgaaaagccatattcctgtgcagtgtgtgggaaaCGTTTCTCACTGAGCGAATGTCTTCTGAGACATCAGAGAACGCACACAGGGGAGAAGCCATATTCGTGTACAGAATGTGGGAAACGGTTCTCTGACAGATCGTCCTACGTCATACATCAGAGAATCCACACCGGTGATCGCCCGTATCCCTGTCTGGAGTGTGGGAAAGACTTTTCTTGCAGGAAACGTCTGGTTAGGCACCAGAGGACACACACAAATGAGAAGCCTTATGCTTGTAATGAATGTGGTAAGCGGTTTAGCAGGAAATCAAACCTCATAACGCATGAGAGAGTGCACTCCGGGGAGAGGCCTTATGCATGTTCCGAATGCAGGAAACGGTTTGCTGACAAGTCTGCCCTTATCATGCATAAAAGGATTCACACCGGAGAGTTCCCCTATTCATGTGACAAATGTGGAAAGGGCTTTTCAAGCAAGCCACAGCTTAAAGCCCATCAGGGAATGCACACTGGAGTAAAaccattttcatgttcagagtgtgggaaatgttttagccgGAAGTCAACGCTGCTTATGCACGGGAGAGTCCACTATGGAGAGAAGCCATTTTTCTGCTCCGAATGTGGGGAAGGTTTTTCCACAAATGAAGACCTTATTTCACATGAAGAAAATCATGCCAGAGAAACACCATCTTCCTTGTAG